Sequence from the Pedobacter sp. D749 genome:
GCTGAAACCAAATGAAGCAGCCTTTTCAATTGCTTGTCTTAAGGCATCAACACGTGAGGTTTGGCCAACACCACTTGCTATTAAAACATCATCCTTAACTAAAACAATGGTATTCGACTTAGTGTGTTTTACAATTTTGTTGGCAAAGAACAGATCTTTTAGCTCTTGTGCTGTTGGTGCTTTATCGGTAACGGTTGTCATTTGCTCCGGACCTTCGATAATTAAATCTTTATCCTGCTCAATTACACCGTTTAATAATGTTTTAAATTGTTTTTTACTCAATTCAACCTCGTTGCGTTGTAAAATAACGCGGTTTTTCTTTTTGCTGAACAGCTCAACTGCTTCTGCCTGGTAAGAAGGAGCAATCAACACCTCAAAAAACAAGTTATTAATTTCTTGTGCTGTCTCAAGGTCAACTTCCACATTGGTAATCAGTACGCCACCGAAAGCTGAAACAGGATCGCAGGCTAAAGCATCAACCCAGGCTTGTTTAACGGTAGGGCGTGAGGCAATACCACAAGCATTGGTGTGTTTTAATATCGCAAAAGTCGGATCTTCAAATTCATCGATTAAAGCAACAGCCGCGTCCACATCAACCAGGTTGTTATAAGAAAGCTCTTTACCGTTAAGTTTGGTAAACATGGCATCTAAATCGCCATAAAATACACCTCCCTGATGCGGGTTTTCGCCATAACGTAAAGTTTTAGCTTCAGTTACACTCTGTTTAAAAACATCAAGTGGCTCTTCAGTATTGAAATAATTGAAAATTGCAGTATCGTAATGAGAAGAAGTATGGAATGCTTTTTTAGCAAATGCTTTACGCTGTGCTAAAGTAGTTTCGCCATTTTGTTCTGCCAATTGGGCTTCTAAAGTAGGATAGTCGTTTTTTGATGCGATAATCACCACATCGTTGAAGTTTTTGGCAGCAGCACGGATTAAGGAAATACCACCAATGTCTATTTTCTCAATAATTTCTTCTGGTGTTCCGCCTGCTTTTACAGTTTCTTCAAATGGATATAAGTCAACAATAACCAGGTCAATCTCAGGGATTTCATATTCAGCAATCTGCTCCTGGTCGCCAGCTAATGCTCTACGGTTTAAAATTCCGCCAAATACTTTTGGGTGTAAGGTTTTAACACGTCCGCCTAAAATAGATGGATAACCAGTTAAATCTTCAACCGCCGTAACAGGAAGGTTTAAATCTTTGATGAATTGTTCTGTTCCACCGGTAGAAAATAATTGTACACCTTGTGCGGCTAACAATTTTACCAATGGCTCCAAACCATCTTTATAATATACTGAGATTAAAGCGTTTTTGATTTTAATGGATTGACTCATTCGACTGAAAATTTTGAGCCGCAAAGGTAGTAAAACAGGATTGTTTTTTAATGAGATTTACCGATCAATGTTAAATTTTATTCCACTATATATAATAAGGTAGCGTTGCCAGTCTGGTTGACTATGCTAAAGTTTATTTTAATAGCCTTATTAAGGCTGCGTCGAATCATTTATTTGCTGATCTTTTTAACAATAGTTTCTACAATACGTGGGTAGTGCTGGTGTTCTAGCTGCTGACCTTTAAATTTTACCATTTCCAGGTTATCGTTTTTGTCTATTCTGTAGCGGGCCTGGTAAATGTATTCACCTTCGTCATAGTTTTCATCCACATAATGAATGGTTATTCCCCCTTCTGTTTCGCCTGCAGACATAACCGCATGGTGTACATGGTCTCCATACATGCCCTTTCCGCCAAATTTTGGAAGGATAGCAGGGTGAATATTGACAATTCTGCCCGGGTAGGCGTGGATCAGGCTTTTAGGAATCAGCCAAAGAAAGCCGGCCAGTACAATAAAATCGATTTCAAGATTTTTTAGCAAGTCTACTACTTCATCTGTGTGGTAGAACTCATTCCTATCGAAAATATGAGTGGGGATTTCAAAATTATCAGCTCTTTGTAATACATATGCATCGGCATTGTTGGTCAATACCAAAGATATTTCTATTTCATTACTCCGCTTAAAATGCTCCATCAGCTTTTGGGCATTAGAGCCAGAACCTGATGCAAAGATGGCTATTCTTTTTTTCACTCAAAATCGTTTTGCCCAAAAATAGTATTTTTAAGCCTTTTTTCTCTATCGAAAAGAATTTTTATTCATTTATGGTAAAGTATTATTAATGAATAATTTTAACGTATTTTTGCCGTTCGGAAATAGGGTTCAATTTTAATGAAAAAAAAGTTGAAAGTGTTTTGTAATTTAAAAACATTAATCCTATATTTGCAACCCGAATTATAGGAAACGAATAAGAAAAATAAAAGGCTAAATAGAAATGGCAAATCATAAATCTTCATTAAAAAGAATTAGAGCAAACGCAACAAAACGTTTACGTAACAGATATCAGGCAAAAACTACACGTACCTTTATTAAAAGATTACGTGCTGCAGAAGATAAAAAATCTGCATCTGATTTATTGCCTAAAGTAATCTCTATGTTAGATCGTTTAGCTAAAAAGAATATTATCCACAAAAACAAAGCGGCTAATAACAAATCAAAATTAACGAAATTCGTTAATGGTTTAAAATAAGCCAATTTTTTTACGATATTAAGGCATCCTAACCAAAAGTTAGGATGCTTTTTTTTGTCTAAAAAATGAAGAATTACGAACAGAAAGTAGGGATAAAGTTATGGGCTGAAGAGGATCGGCCACGCGAAAAACTTTTATTGCATGGCCGAAGACATTTAACAGATGCCGAACTGATTGCTATTTTAATTGGCTCTGGAAGTAAAAATGAAACCGCTGTCGACTTAAGTAAAAAGATTTTGTCTTTTTACGATAACAATTTAACAAAACTA
This genomic interval carries:
- the purH gene encoding bifunctional phosphoribosylaminoimidazolecarboxamide formyltransferase/IMP cyclohydrolase, which produces MSQSIKIKNALISVYYKDGLEPLVKLLAAQGVQLFSTGGTEQFIKDLNLPVTAVEDLTGYPSILGGRVKTLHPKVFGGILNRRALAGDQEQIAEYEIPEIDLVIVDLYPFEETVKAGGTPEEIIEKIDIGGISLIRAAAKNFNDVVIIASKNDYPTLEAQLAEQNGETTLAQRKAFAKKAFHTSSHYDTAIFNYFNTEEPLDVFKQSVTEAKTLRYGENPHQGGVFYGDLDAMFTKLNGKELSYNNLVDVDAAVALIDEFEDPTFAILKHTNACGIASRPTVKQAWVDALACDPVSAFGGVLITNVEVDLETAQEINNLFFEVLIAPSYQAEAVELFSKKKNRVILQRNEVELSKKQFKTLLNGVIEQDKDLIIEGPEQMTTVTDKAPTAQELKDLFFANKIVKHTKSNTIVLVKDDVLIASGVGQTSRVDALRQAIEKAASFGFSVKGAAMASDAFFPFPDCVEIAAEAGITAVLQPGGSIKDADSVAKANEKGIAMVTTGVRHFKH
- a CDS encoding phosphoribosylglycinamide formyltransferase, which produces MKKRIAIFASGSGSNAQKLMEHFKRSNEIEISLVLTNNADAYVLQRADNFEIPTHIFDRNEFYHTDEVVDLLKNLEIDFIVLAGFLWLIPKSLIHAYPGRIVNIHPAILPKFGGKGMYGDHVHHAVMSAGETEGGITIHYVDENYDEGEYIYQARYRIDKNDNLEMVKFKGQQLEHQHYPRIVETIVKKISK
- the rpsT gene encoding 30S ribosomal protein S20, with protein sequence MANHKSSLKRIRANATKRLRNRYQAKTTRTFIKRLRAAEDKKSASDLLPKVISMLDRLAKKNIIHKNKAANNKSKLTKFVNGLK